The following proteins come from a genomic window of Streptococcus pneumoniae:
- a CDS encoding peptidase U32 family protein yields the protein MTKTLKRPEVLSPAGTLEKLKVAVQYGADAVFIGGQAYGLRSRAGNFTFEQMEEGVQFAAKYGAKVYVAANMVMHEGNEAGAGEWFRKLRDIGIAAVIVSDPALIMIAATEAPGLEIHLSTQASATNYETLEFWKELGLTRVVLAREVSMEELAEIRKRTDVEIEAFVHGAMCISYSGRCTLSNHMSMRDANRGGCSQSCRWKYDLYDMPFGKERKSLQGEIPEEFSMSAVDMSMIDHIPDMIENGVDSLKIEGRMKSIHYVSTVTNCYKAAVDAYLESPEKFEAIKQDLVDEMWKVAQRELATGFYYGIPSENEQLFGARRKIPEYKFVAEVVSYDDATQTATIRQRNVINEGDQVEFYGPGFRHFETYIEDLHDAKGNKIDRAPNPMELLTIKVPQPVQAGDMVRALKEGLINFYKEDGTSVTVRA from the coding sequence ATGACAAAAACATTAAAACGTCCTGAGGTTTTATCACCTGCAGGGACTTTAGAGAAGCTAAAGGTAGCTGTTCAGTATGGAGCAGATGCTGTCTTTATCGGTGGTCAGGCCTATGGTCTTCGTAGCCGTGCGGGAAACTTTACTTTCGAACAGATGGAAGAAGGCGTGCAGTTTGCGGCCAAGTATGGTGCCAAGGTCTATGTAGCGGCTAATATGGTTATGCACGAAGGAAATGAAGCTGGTGCTGGTGAGTGGTTCCGTAAACTGCGTGATATCGGGATTGCAGCAGTTATCGTATCTGACCCAGCCTTGATTATGATTGCAGCTACTGAAGCACCAGGCCTTGAAATCCACCTTTCTACCCAAGCCAGTGCCACTAACTATGAAACCCTTGAGTTCTGGAAAGAGCTAGGCTTGACTCGTGTCGTTTTAGCGCGTGAGGTTTCAATGGAAGAATTAGCTGAAATCCGCAAACGTACAGATGTTGAAATTGAAGCCTTTGTCCATGGAGCTATGTGTATTTCATACTCTGGACGTTGTACTCTTTCAAACCACATGAGTATGCGTGATGCCAACCGTGGTGGATGTTCTCAGTCATGCCGTTGGAAATACGACCTTTACGATATGCCATTTGGGAAAGAACGTAAGAGTTTGCAGGGTGAGATTCCAGAAGAATTTTCAATGTCAGCCGTTGACATGTCTATGATTGACCACATTCCAGATATGATTGAAAATGGTGTGGACAGTCTAAAAATCGAAGGACGTATGAAGTCTATTCACTACGTATCAACAGTAACCAACTGCTACAAGGCGGCTGTGGATGCCTATCTTGAAAGTCCTGAAAAGTTTGAAGCTATCAAACAAGACTTAGTGGACGAGATGTGGAAGGTTGCCCAACGTGAATTGGCAACAGGTTTCTACTACGGTATACCATCTGAAAATGAGCAGTTGTTTGGTGCTCGCCGTAAAATCCCTGAGTACAAGTTTGTCGCTGAAGTGGTTTCTTATGATGATGCGACACAAACAGCAACCATTCGTCAACGAAACGTCATTAACGAAGGGGACCAAGTTGAGTTTTATGGTCCAGGTTTCCGTCATTTTGAAACCTATATTGAAGATTTGCATGATGCCAAAGGCAATAAAATCGACCGCGCTCCAAATCCAATGGAACTATTGACTATTAAAGTCCCACAACCCGTTCAAGCTGGAGACATGGTTCGTGCATTAAAAGAAGGACTCATCAATTTTTATAAGGAAGATGGAACCAGCGTCACAGTTCGAGCTTAA
- a CDS encoding helix-turn-helix transcriptional regulator, which produces MAKNLKLKLARVERDLTQGQLAEAVGVTRQTIGLIEAGKYNPSLSLCQSICRCLGKTLDQLFWEEEDEK; this is translated from the coding sequence GTGGCTAAAAATTTAAAATTAAAATTAGCTCGGGTAGAGCGTGATTTAACACAAGGTCAACTGGCAGAGGCTGTCGGGGTGACACGCCAGACTATTGGTTTGATAGAGGCGGGAAAATACAATCCCAGTCTCTCGCTCTGCCAGTCTATTTGCAGATGTTTAGGGAAAACCCTAGACCAACTATTTTGGGAGGAAGAAGATGAAAAATAG
- a CDS encoding ABC transporter ATP-binding protein, translating to MILKDINFALNKGEIVGLVGRNGVGKSTLMKILVQNNQPTSGNIISSDNVGYLIEEPKLFLSKTGLENLKYLSNLYGVDYNQERFRSLIQELDLTQSINKKVKTYSLGTKQKLALLLTLVTEPDILILDEPTNGLDIESSQIVLAVLKKLALNENVGILISSHKLEDIEEICERVLFLENGLLTFQKVGKDSHNFLFEIAFSSATDRDIFITKQEFGDIVQEEGLRITMSGNIQSSELFKFFNENSIKVVDFETKKETLKDIYLNRSK from the coding sequence ATCATTCTCAAAGATATAAATTTTGCACTTAACAAGGGTGAAATTGTTGGTCTAGTAGGGAGAAATGGAGTTGGTAAGAGTACGTTGATGAAAATTCTTGTTCAAAATAATCAACCGACTTCAGGTAATATTATAAGCAGTGATAATGTTGGGTATTTAATCGAAGAACCAAAATTATTTTTATCTAAAACAGGTTTAGAGAATTTAAAATATTTGTCAAATTTATATGGTGTTGACTACAATCAAGAAAGATTTAGAAGTTTGATCCAAGAGTTAGATTTGACTCAGTCTATTAATAAAAAAGTAAAGACCTATTCTTTGGGTACAAAACAAAAATTAGCTTTGCTTCTAACTCTCGTTACGGAACCTGATATATTGATTTTAGATGAACCGACTAATGGTTTAGATATTGAATCATCACAAATAGTTTTAGCGGTTCTAAAAAAATTAGCTTTAAATGAAAACGTGGGAATTTTAATATCGAGTCATAAATTAGAAGACATTGAAGAAATTTGTGAGAGAGTTCTTTTCTTGGAGAACGGGCTTTTGACATTTCAAAAAGTAGGAAAAGATAGTCATAATTTCTTGTTTGAGATAGCTTTTTCATCAGCTACAGATAGAGACATTTTCATTACCAAACAAGAATTTGGGGATATTGTTCAGGAAGAGGGATTGAGAATTACTATGTCTGGGAATATTCAAAGTAGTGAGCTTTTTAAATTTTTTAACGAAAACTCTATTAAAGTAGTTGATTTTGAAACTAAAAAAGAGACGCTTAAAGATATTTACCTAAATCGTTCAAAATAA
- a CDS encoding CHY zinc finger protein, translated as MIEAQGFLVDKQTRCIHYHSKLDIIALQCYDCKKYYACYRCHDSLENHPFEPYPLSLIQDKPILCGVCLKLLTYKQYKESLSCPFCFSRFNPGCQNHKERYFK; from the coding sequence ATGATAGAGGCACAGGGTTTCTTAGTGGATAAGCAAACAAGATGCATTCATTACCATAGCAAGCTGGATATTATTGCTTTACAATGCTATGATTGTAAAAAGTATTATGCTTGTTATCGGTGTCATGATTCATTAGAAAATCACCCTTTTGAGCCGTATCCCTTATCTTTGATACAGGATAAGCCTATTTTATGTGGTGTTTGTCTAAAACTACTAACATATAAGCAATATAAAGAAAGTTTAAGTTGCCCCTTTTGTTTTTCTCGCTTTAATCCAGGTTGCCAAAATCATAAGGAACGCTATTTTAAATAG